TGATGCTGCGTCGACAGGACGACGGAGTCGACGGTGCGCGGCGTGAAACCCTCGTAGCCGAGGGTGACCTGCGTCTTGCCGTCGGGGCGCAGGAACGGCAGCGTGCCGTCGCGGCGCACGGAGGCCAGGCGCTCGGCGATGCGGTGAGCCGTCCAGATCGCCATGGGCATGAGCTGCGGCGTCTCGTTGGTGGCGAAACCGAACATGATGCCCTGGTCGCCCGCACCCTGCAGGTCGTGCGGGTCGACGGACCCGCGCTCGCGCTGTTCGAAGGCCTTGTTGACACCGGCGGCGATGTCGGAGGACTGCGCACCGATCGACACCGACACGCCGCAGGACTCGCCGTCGAAACCGGTCTCACTGGAGGTGTAGCCGATGCGGTTGACCACATCGCGCACGATCGCGGGGATCTCGACGTAGGCGCTCGTCGACACCTCCCCGGCCACGTGGACGAGTCCCGTGGTGACGAGGGTCTCGACCGCGACGCGTCCTGTGGGGTCATCCGTGAGGATGGCGTCCAGGATGCTGTCGGAGATCTGGTCGCAGATCTTGTCGGGGTGTCCTTCGGTGACGGACTCGGACGTGAACAGGCGCAGATCGCTCAAGACGGCTCCGGGATGCTGGCGTACAGGGAACGGGCACAAGTATGCCCCGGACGGCGGCGAGCCGCCCGGGGCATCGTCACATCGGTGAACAGATCACGCGTGTGAAGGACAGGATCGCGGGTTACTCCGCGGCGCGCAGGCGCAGCTTGTCTTCGTGGATCTCGTGCAGCGCGATCGTGAGGGGCTTGTCTTCGACGGTGGAGTCGACCAGCGGCCCCACGTTGTCGAAGAGGTTTCCCTCGTGCAGGTCGGAGTAGTAGTCGTTGATCTGACGCGCGCGCTTCGACGCGTAGATCACGAGCTGGTACTTCGAGTCGACCTTGTCGAGCAGAGCGTCGATGGGCGGGTCGATGATGCCCTTGTCACGTCCGGCCATGGGGAACCTCCTGGTTCGGCGGATGGGGTGGATGCGGCGCCGGGAGCGCCGAAGCATCCTCTGATTCTAGCCGACGCCGCCACGGCGTGTGCGGAGACGTCTGTCGCCCGGTGTGGCGCGGCCGTGTGCGGGGACCGGGGTCGGGCGGCTGGGTGGGTTCGGGGCGCGTTGTGTGCACCGGGGCGTGCGATACCCGCCCCGGTGCAGGTTTCGCGCTCCGAACCTGGCCTCCAGGACGGGAATCCGCCCCGAACCAGGCCTGCAGCACGGGATGCGCCCCGAACACGCGCCGGGGTCGGTCCGGACGGGGACCCGCCCGAACCGACCAGCGCGGGGACGGCGTCAGCGCTGCGCGGCCGCCAGGGCCACGACCTCGGCCGCGGCGTGCGAGACCTCGTCGTTCACGACGCGGTAGTCGAACTCGTTCTGCGCAGCGAGCTCGACGCGGGCGGTGCGCAGGCGCCGGGCGCGTTCCTCGGCATCCTCCGTCCCGCGTCCGACGAGGCGCTGG
The DNA window shown above is from Microbacterium proteolyticum and carries:
- the metK gene encoding methionine adenosyltransferase, giving the protein MSDLRLFTSESVTEGHPDKICDQISDSILDAILTDDPTGRVAVETLVTTGLVHVAGEVSTSAYVEIPAIVRDVVNRIGYTSSETGFDGESCGVSVSIGAQSSDIAAGVNKAFEQRERGSVDPHDLQGAGDQGIMFGFATNETPQLMPMAIWTAHRIAERLASVRRDGTLPFLRPDGKTQVTLGYEGFTPRTVDSVVLSTQHHPDISQEDLRAQVQAEVIDPVLAETGLELPGVKYYINPAGPFVIGGPKGDAGLTGRKIIIDTYGGASRHGGGAFSGKDPSKVDRSAAYAMRWVAKNAVAAGLADRLEVQVAYAIGKANPVGLYVESFGTAHVADEVIVRAIRDVFDLRPAAIVEQLDLLRPIYAQTATYGHFGRELPDFTWERTDRVDELRTAAGL
- the rpoZ gene encoding DNA-directed RNA polymerase subunit omega, whose amino-acid sequence is MAGRDKGIIDPPIDALLDKVDSKYQLVIYASKRARQINDYYSDLHEGNLFDNVGPLVDSTVEDKPLTIALHEIHEDKLRLRAAE